The following are encoded together in the Drosophila sechellia strain sech25 chromosome 3R, ASM438219v1, whole genome shotgun sequence genome:
- the LOC6606260 gene encoding programmed cell death protein 10 yields the protein MTMGEPTSSLVLPVILRPIFSQLERRDVGAAQSLRSAILKSEQNNPGFCYDLVATIVRRADLNVNLNEAVLRLQGKITEADLNEYRLTRTEEPFQELNRKSVALKVILSRIPDEINDRKTFLETIKEIASAIKKLLDVVNEIGSFIPGVTGKQAVEQRKKEFVKYSKKFSTTLKEYFKEGQPNAVFISALFLIRQTNQIMLTVKSKCE from the exons ATGACAATGGGCGAGCCCACGTCGTCTCTCGTTCTGCCCGTCATATTGCGGCCCATTTTCTCCCAG CTCGAGCGACGCGACGTTGGCGCTGCCCAATCTCTGCGCTCCGCCATTCTCAAGTCGGAGCAGAACAATCCGGGCTTCTGCTATGACCTCGTAGCCACAATTGTGCGGCGGGCCGATCTGAATGTAAACCTAAACGAGGCCGTGCTCCGATTGCAGGGCAAAATTACGGAAGCGGACC TCAATGAATACCGCTTGACGCGCACGGAGGAGCCCTTCCAGGAGCTGAATCGTAAGTCCGTGGCTCTCAAGGTGATCCTCAGCCGCATACCCGATGAGATAAACGACAGGAAGACCTTCCTGGAGACCATCAA GGAAATCGCCAGCGCCATAAAGAAACTGCTCGATGTGGTCAACGAGATCGGCTCGTTCATACCAGGCGTAACGGGCAAGCAGGCTGTGGAACAGCGTAAGAAGGAGTTTGTCAAATATTCCAAGAAGTTCAGCACAACGCTGAAGGAGTACTTCAAAGAAGGACA ACCGAATGCAGTATTCATAAGTGCACTTTTTCTAATACGGCAAACGAATCAAATAATGCTGACAGTTAAGAGTAAATGCGAGTAG